Proteins found in one Methanobrevibacter arboriphilus JCM 13429 = DSM 1125 genomic segment:
- the nucS gene encoding endonuclease NucS gives MKYKLLENPDIEETYDLIDSGIRKKAVINIFAYCKVLYEGRALSQLDWGERFIMLKPDGSFLVHQERKIDPVNWQPPKSRHRALIKENNLILESHRRTPKEKLEVEIEKVHFASFALAEDYQELELAGYEKDMGDMIIKHPNMIEQGFTPTAREYNTEHGFIDILGKDIEGNIVVVELKCRKAGINAVKQIRRYLKDFEENDNDYLKEVKSKKKKIRGLLVAPDINEDAKELLEEEGIEFKAVDPPKELRSDKKVTLDIF, from the coding sequence ATGAAATACAAGTTATTAGAAAACCCCGATATTGAAGAAACATATGATCTTATCGATAGCGGAATACGGAAAAAAGCAGTGATAAACATATTTGCATATTGTAAAGTATTATATGAAGGAAGAGCACTAAGTCAACTAGATTGGGGAGAGCGTTTTATAATGTTAAAACCAGATGGATCTTTTCTTGTTCATCAAGAAAGGAAGATAGATCCAGTTAATTGGCAACCTCCAAAATCAAGACATAGGGCATTGATAAAAGAAAATAACTTAATTTTAGAAAGTCACAGAAGAACTCCAAAAGAAAAACTAGAAGTGGAAATAGAAAAAGTTCATTTTGCAAGTTTTGCACTAGCCGAAGACTATCAAGAATTAGAATTAGCAGGTTATGAAAAAGATATGGGAGATATGATAATAAAACATCCAAATATGATTGAACAAGGGTTTACTCCAACAGCAAGAGAGTATAACACAGAACATGGTTTTATAGACATATTAGGAAAAGATATTGAAGGAAATATTGTAGTAGTTGAGCTGAAATGTCGAAAAGCAGGAATAAATGCTGTGAAACAAATAAGAAGATATCTTAAAGACTTTGAAGAAAATGATAATGATTATTTAAAAGAAGTTAAATCAAAGAAAAAGAAAATTAGAGGATTACTTGTAGCACCAGATATTAATGAAGATGCTAAAGAACTTCTTGAAGAGGAAGGAATTGAATTTAAAGCTGTTGATCCCCCTAAAGAGTTAAGAAGTGATAAAAAAGTGACTCTTGATATATTTTGA
- a CDS encoding ATP-binding protein — translation MTVKIDSEKCGNIDNCPGDGLCIKLCEQQALIDDNGNLKVIDENCDDCDLCIANCPNQAISKA, via the coding sequence ATGACTGTTAAAATTGATTCTGAAAAATGTGGAAATATAGATAATTGTCCTGGTGATGGATTATGTATAAAATTATGTGAGCAACAAGCTTTAATTGATGATAATGGTAATTTAAAAGTTATTGATGAAAATTGTGATGATTGTGATCTTTGTATTGCAAATTGTCCTAATCAAGCTATTAGCAAAGCATAA
- the fwdF gene encoding tungsten-dependent formylmethanofuran dehydrogenase subunit FwdF has translation MASAHREGQDNREVIHHNDICVGCGICSDICPTNALNLGPILPIARGIVDMDYIRMDENKCVVCGLCSFACPFNAMEFKINNLAAKNMKEYPKWGHGTNIDQEDCILCGKCELYCPRDAILVRRDLPKVKNLVSGEIKTEVDNCIACHICEEMCPADAITIKTDSSSNIGRFNASDIEIDPEKCMYCKICQKVCPEDAIKAVCTTCMDSENIPPVEITGNVVLDEISCVNCSWCENICPSNAAHTLKPFKGEVLLQENEEEDKLCTGEACHACLDVCPCNAITLTDNHMTVNDDVCVLCGACEKACPQKILSVDRTSMELSNIKSKSWQNILGSLID, from the coding sequence ATGGCTTCAGCTCACCGTGAAGGACAAGATAATAGGGAAGTTATTCACCATAATGATATTTGTGTTGGATGTGGAATATGTTCTGATATATGTCCAACTAATGCTTTAAATCTTGGTCCAATTTTGCCTATAGCTAGAGGAATAGTGGATATGGATTATATCCGGATGGATGAAAATAAATGTGTTGTTTGTGGATTATGTTCTTTTGCATGCCCTTTTAATGCTATGGAATTTAAAATTAATAATCTTGCTGCAAAAAATATGAAAGAATATCCAAAATGGGGTCATGGGACAAATATTGATCAAGAAGATTGTATTCTTTGTGGAAAATGTGAATTATATTGTCCAAGAGATGCAATTCTTGTAAGAAGAGATCTACCAAAAGTAAAAAATCTTGTATCTGGTGAGATAAAAACAGAGGTGGATAATTGTATAGCTTGTCACATTTGTGAAGAAATGTGTCCTGCTGATGCTATAACAATAAAAACTGATTCAAGTTCAAATATTGGGAGATTTAATGCATCTGATATTGAGATAGATCCTGAAAAATGTATGTATTGTAAAATATGTCAGAAAGTCTGTCCAGAAGATGCAATTAAAGCAGTATGTACTACTTGTATGGATAGTGAAAATATACCTCCAGTTGAAATTACAGGAAATGTGGTATTAGATGAGATTTCTTGTGTAAATTGTAGCTGGTGTGAAAATATATGTCCTTCAAATGCAGCTCATACATTAAAGCCTTTTAAAGGTGAAGTATTACTTCAAGAAAATGAGGAAGAAGATAAACTTTGTACTGGTGAAGCATGTCATGCTTGTTTAGATGTCTGCCCATGCAATGCAATAACATTAACTGATAATCACATGACTGTTAATGATGATGTTTGTGTTCTTTGTGGTGCATGTGAAAAAGCTTGTCCTCAAAAAATATTATCTGTAGATAGAACTAGTATGGAATTATCCAATATTAAATCTAAATCATGGCAAAATATTCTTGGAAGTTTAATTGATTAG
- a CDS encoding manganese efflux pump MntP, with protein MDIVTIILIAIALAMDAFSIAITKGFTLKNITKMQCLWFGIFFGGFQAVMPILGWASGIQLKDLISAVAPWIAFILLLTIGIKMVYESLQTTDEENAYEENAIEKSEDENGLINKGKFSFKELTLLSIATSIDAFAIGVTFAILKTPILFPIILIGTVSFVLTEAGILIGQRIGHYFGNKFEIIGGIVLILLGFKILLEGLGIL; from the coding sequence ATGGATATAGTAACAATAATTCTAATTGCAATTGCATTAGCTATGGATGCATTTAGCATAGCTATAACCAAAGGATTTACTCTGAAAAACATAACTAAAATGCAATGTTTATGGTTTGGAATATTTTTTGGTGGTTTTCAAGCAGTTATGCCTATTTTAGGTTGGGCTTCTGGAATTCAATTAAAAGACTTGATTTCAGCAGTTGCTCCTTGGATAGCTTTCATATTACTTTTAACTATAGGAATTAAAATGGTTTATGAAAGTTTACAGACGACAGACGAAGAAAATGCATATGAAGAAAATGCAATTGAAAAGAGTGAAGATGAAAATGGATTAATTAATAAAGGAAAATTTTCTTTTAAAGAGTTAACACTTCTTTCAATAGCTACAAGTATAGATGCATTTGCAATTGGAGTTACTTTTGCTATTTTAAAAACACCCATACTTTTTCCAATAATACTTATAGGAACAGTCTCATTTGTACTAACTGAAGCAGGAATATTAATTGGGCAACGAATAGGACATTATTTTGGAAATAAATTTGAAATCATTGGAGGAATAGTTTTAATTTTATTAGGATTTAAAATATTATTAGAAGGTTTAGGTATTTTATAA